The window gaaaaaaattaaatacaaaataaaagttatctattttttgtccAAGTGAGAGTCACGACCTAAATAGGTTCTTATGTGGGTCTAGGTGCCTAGACGGGTGCCTAAGCATGTCTAggcgccctttcttaattttcaaatgtttagaGATTAATCGGAGCAGTGACCAGCCTCCTGGTGCCTAAGCAGCCCTAGGTGGGGATTTTTATAACAGTGTATAGATGGAAAAGTATCACTTTTTTTGTCTAATGGAAAAAGTATCACTTTTTTTGTCTAATGGAAAAAGTATTAGTTATCATTCAAGCACAAAGTCAATCCTAGAACCGTTAATACTCAAATTTTTAGGGCCTGTCACTCTAAGTTCAGTTTCCATCTCCTAGATTCTACTTTCTTTAAAACTCATTGAGTTCAGTTTGATGATTCACTGTGTATCCTTCAGCTGTTTGTGCTTGTTTATTAGAAAAAGATTGAGCATTGACTGATGCTTTCTTACTTCAATCCGCAGTTCACATGGATTCTCTTTTAAGTGATGGTTTTCATGTTTTAAATCAGTTTGTAAGATTGCACAGTCATCTTGGACTCTTAGGGCTTGTTTGGTTGAAAGGATTGGATTGGAAGGGATAATTTCTCTAAATTCAAGGCATATTGAAGGTAGATTAGAATGATTTTGATTGTGAGGAAATTAGAGAGGATTAGATATGAAGAAAACTTCTCCCATCTCATCCTCCCTTTTTGGGGAGGATTGGAATGGATAACTTTTCTTCATCAGTAATCCTTCTCCTACCTCTAAGTTGGTCacaatattttcattttttctttcaacataCCTTCAAAATAGTGCCTTATCTATTCCAATCCAATCATGTGTACAAACATGGCCTTATACTcgtgagcttttttttttttttattcctcacTATTAATTTTTTCATGTATTCTTGGGCGTATAGCATGACATCCACATGATACTAGGATGATGATGAGGGCTGTGATTCTCAATGCACAGTGAGTCGTGTTACCAAGAATattctatatatgtatatgtatatgtatttgTATATTTGTATATCTCTTAAAAACGAAGCTTTCATCCTGAGGTTTCTGGCAGATTACTTACTTTTGGCAGAGTGTAAAAGACGAAAGATTATATGTGCATCACGTACCAGTACTACGATTCTTGTATAATTATGAAGTCTCTATTTTGCACGCTTCTCAAGgcatttggttttctatatttgCTTACAGTTCCCTActgttctttctttttctaataGTTTTATGGAACAGGACTCTTTAGATGGTGCAATTCCTGTGGAAGATAGTACAAGTGACGGTGAAGAAAGTGGTACGACTGATGATGGTGAAGGTGATTCTGAGGAAAAATCTGTTTCAGCCATCACAGCGTCACTCCAACTATACAAAGAAGCTTTAGCCAGTAATGATGAATCAAAAGTTGCTGAAATAGAATCTTTCTTAAAATCttttgaagatgaaaaaatAGGACTTGAAATGAAAGTGGCTTCTTTGTCTGAAGAACTGTCAGCAGAAAAGGTTCGGATTCTGAGAATAAGTGCAGATTTTGACAATTTCCGGAAAAGGACAGAAAGGGAACGCATTTCTCTTGTAACAAATGCTCAAGGGGAAGTTGTGGAGAGTTTGTTGCCTGTAGTGGATAATTTTGAGAGGGCAAAAAGCCAGATTAAGGTGGAGGCAGAGGGAGAGGAGAAGATCAACAATAGCTACCAGAGCATTTATAAACAGTTTGGAGAGATTTTAAACTCTCTTGGTGTTGTCCCTGTTGAGACAGTTGGAAAACCCTTTGATCCATTGGTAAGTCGTTCAAACTTCATGGTTATACATAGGTGAAAGACTTATTAGCATAGGAAAACATTCAGCGTTGGacattttcctttattttctcatgCTATAATAAAGAATCCACTTTAGTTATAAGTAGTTGTTGAAGAGAAAGACAATAGAATTGCATTCTCATAACCATAAATTCACGTTTAATCCTTTTACTGGACGCACCAATTACAGTAAGGCATATGATTTCCTGACGAACACTATGTCTTGGTAATCAATAAGTTCATGTGTGGAATTGTGCTGTTTTGTTAGTTGACAAAATGACTTGTGTGTGTCTTATGGTTGGCTTTATGCAGGCAAGAAACCAAGTTGGCTCGAAATTCAATCAGTTATTTGATGATTATTATCAAGTAGTTAGTTGATTTTGTTCAGGTTTGATGAAGACCTGGATACGGTTTTAAGTCAGACCAAATCATGATTGAATCGAGCCAATTTGGTGAGTCCATGCGAGTGAAAACTACATGTGACCTATTTTGCATTAATAGGATGAACACGTAACATCAAAGTTACTGAATTGTTACATCTTGTGATTGTTTGACGTCACACTCAGTATGCAGTCTTTAAATGTATTAAGACAAAAAGAATTTATGCAATTTCTAACCTTGAAACTTGCAATTTTCTTGAACAGTTGCATGAAGCAATCATGCGTGAGGACTC is drawn from Malus domestica chromosome 14, GDT2T_hap1 and contains these coding sequences:
- the LOC114819166 gene encoding uncharacterized protein, with the protein product MANVFRTSPFSAPIAPPPSAASPNSRKRSPVSFRLNQTSGNSTPYLTVSSLRFSHLPSLRFVKFAPLASQGETETAETVEKEVQEGEEVEDSLDGAIPVEDSTSDGEESGTTDDGEGDSEEKSVSAITASLQLYKEALASNDESKVAEIESFLKSFEDEKIGLEMKVASLSEELSAEKVRILRISADFDNFRKRTERERISLVTNAQGEVVESLLPVVDNFERAKSQIKVEAEGEEKINNSYQSIYKQFGEILNSLGVVPVETVGKPFDPLLHEAIMREDSSEYEEGIIIDEFRKGFKLGDRLLRPSMVKVSAGPGPAKVEQEVPPSEEQDASETTEKGTESA